From Daucus carota subsp. sativus chromosome 6, DH1 v3.0, whole genome shotgun sequence:
ttgacataataatcattcacaagttttaatgataaaacacatatactgtctaattaatgtcaatactttgcaaaaaaagaacaaaacatatataaatttacgtttagtctcttttgaaataattttcaaataaaacaataaaaaaattgataagtcaaactcggatttgacctcgagtactcggagtcaaacTGATCagttttgaccgattttttaataaatcggtttTGAACCCGAATACTCGGAACTCGGATCAGACGAGGGGTAAAAAAGAGTGCTCAGAATGAGTATTCGGCCAACTCGGCGATTTTCAGAACACTGCTAACCACTACTGCTCCTGTAGAACAACCATAAAACAAGTATTGATTCTATAGATATATTTCAGTCATGTTGTCCATTCTCGCTTCTTAGAAACTATTGTACAAACGGCGAAAACTGAAAACTATTATCCACAAGAAGAAAGTATCTATGATATTATAAACAACCGTTAACAAAGTTGAAAGAAGGAATAACTTATACTCAGTTACAACTTGAGACTTGTACACCATTCTGTCATCCCTGCATGTTGGAGACGGAGATTCTGATTTGTACGATATTTATGTTCAATTGGCCAAAAGTTATGTCAATGCCTCAAGCTAAACCATAAAATGGAAGATTCGTTCATGGCTAGATTTAGTTTCTTCGATGTGAAGGTGTTTCAAGATGGGATTTGCCCATACTGCAACGCAACAAAGCCAAAGTCACAATTAGTGATATAAAGATATCCAGAATCCACAGAACAATACATATTACACAGAGATCTGCTTGTGAGAAAAGGTCACAAAAATTCTCAATTCTAAAGACCATTAAGACAAATTAAACACAGATTGATTTTCCCAAATTAAAGCAGAAAGACTAGTCACAGCATTTGCTTCTCAATAGTAGTGCCTTGACACATCGACAACTTGACCACGGATATGCAAGGCCTTCAAAAGTTAGGGGAAAATTAAGGAAATTCAGTAGTTTATTCGTATTTGATGATAAAAACCTAAAATTCTTGCATCCAATACGATGAGTACCATAGGTTAGACGGAcacaaataagaaaagaaatcCGCATAGTCCCAACAGAATATTAGTTTAATTGCACAAACTCTTGACCATCCTGGTCAAAAATTATTCTTAGGATAAATATATAGTCCCACGGGATTATTCTTAGGatagatatttattaaatagAAGGGGCCTTAGCACATCGACACCTTGACCATGGATATGCAAGGACTTCAAAATTTAGGGAAATCTAGTAGTTTATCTGTATTTGAAgataaaaaactaatatttttacgtataatatgataatatgatAAGTAACATAGGttaaacaaacacaaataagAAGGAACGAAAACCACATAGTCCCAACAGAATATCAGTTTGATTGCAAAAACTCTAAGATTATTCTTGGGAtagatatttaattaataaagcGGAAGATGATCTTTCATCTAGACAAATAAAAAGAATCTAAATCTACAAATAACAGCTTTGCCCGTGTACTATTACAATTAAGCACGACAAAGAAAATTGATATTCACTTCATTTATTACTTCCTTGAAAAACAGAAAACCCTGCAAAACAAAACTTTAACCTAACAAAGGAAGATGTACACCGCTGATAAAATAGAGCCAAAAATATAGAAACAACAGTTtacttataattaattatactcTCTTTTCTCGCGTTCCTTATAAGAGATACAAGTGAAACATACTTATTAACAAATATTGAGAAAGTACAGATGAATCAGAGAGGGGAAAACTGAAGAGCATATTTTGATTCAGAACAGCAATTCTATtcatttgatgaaaaatatttatgcttattaTAGCTTATATGCTATACGAATTCAATGCTAACTATTCAGATGGATACTATGCCTTATATGTAATACCTATAGGATAAACAATATACCGTAAACTTACCACGATGACAAGGTCAAGTCAAGGGAACTAACTAGCCTATCTTCAAGTGCATCATCCTCAAAGTTGTATTTGTTAAAACTGAAGGATTTATCAATTACTTCTAATTGTTCCGCTTCATCATCCTTCAAGTGCATCCCTACTTTTTGCGTCAAGGATCTGACTTGATCTTCCAACTGAGTCACTGCTGACTGACAACTCATAGCAATCCACCGCAACGATTCAATGACCTCCTGATCATGGAGTTGCTTCTCCTCGGCCAATCTGCGAAACTGGTGAGCCTCCATTTCGATCACACTCTTCTCATTTTGCAGGCGCAAAATCATAGCCATCGTCTCTCCAGCAGCAGTTGCAGCTGCCATTCTTTCCTCTTCAAGTTCGACATAGGCAGCATTAACACGGTCCCTTTCTATCTTAACTAATTTTCTCAATTTCACAACATCACATTCTTTATCCACGTCATAACACTCAAGTTCATCATCACTCTCATCCATACATTCTTCGTCATCATCAGCTTTTTCGGTCATGGACCAAAAACACTCAAGTTCATCATCACTCTCATCCATACATTCTTTGTCATCATCAGTTTTTTTAATCATGGACTGATTATCCAAAAACCCACATTTACAAGACGAGAACTTCAAATTGCTTTTCACATCAGCATCAATTTTTGAAGTGCACCCAAGTTCATCATCACTCTCAGCGATGCATTCTTTGTCTCCACCAAGTTTTTCAATAACAAAACGATCCTCCAAAAACCCACATTTGCAAGAAGAGAACTCTGAATCCCTTTTCAAAGTGCCCCCATGTTCACCATCACTCTCATCAACACACTCTTTCTTCTCATCAACTTTCTCGCTCAAGAACCGATCCTCCAATTCACAAGACCGAAACTTTACATTGTTTTTCGCATCAAAATCAGTTTTCGAAGCAAACCCAGTTCTTAATTCACTCCAAACACCCCCAAGAACACAAAAAATCTGAGTAAAACCCCAGCATTGCCACCCAACTTCCAAAACCTTGAACCCCAAACCCAAACACACATACAAAACAAAACCCCAAACCAACTGCCTAAAACACCTTAAAACCAAAAACCCAAACTCAAAATCattcctcaagaacctcaaaCAAGAAACACAGTCCATCAACAAGACCCCAAGAAAACTATCAAACACCCTCTTATAAAAATCAATCACATAGCAAGCCAGAAGCAACACACAAGTAAAACCCAAGATTTTCATCAGTGTCGAAAAGGGTCACCACAATTAAAGCCCAAATCAACAAAACACAACCAAATTGCAAGAGACAGGAGCATCAAAGCATGGAATGACTGACCTGGGCTGCAGAGATAAGTGTGTGAAAGTGAGTGTGTGTTGGGAAACGTGCAGAAATTGAGGCGTGGAGTCTTAGGAGAGAGTTTGCGAGTAGGGAACTACTAAAAATCTATCAAAGTAACGGCAGTTGTATAAGAAAGACACATTGAAAAGTGAAGATAAATGCGAATTATAATGATGGGGCTGCGTTATATTTGGTGTAGGAAATAATAACGAGAGAGATTGTAGAATACACACACTGTGCGGACACGCACTGTGCTTTAGCGGAGGCGGTTATTTCTCATTCTTTCTTCTGTGGGGCCCTTACTTCTCGTCCCAATCTACTGCAAGTCTGCAACCAACAACAGCCTACTGTTCATCCGTAGAATAAATCCTACCGCATAacgtaaaattaaatatatactccgggtcccaaattattttattttgaatatgaatATTACTATATTAGGATTCCCTAAtcgaataattatataagttatattcgaaattatttttatatatgaaattttatttatggaattttttaagaaatatcaAACTAAGtggataaatttaaatataaattttttatttacaaaaggcaaaattcaaaaaaaacagaaaataagCATTCATTGCATTTTAAATTATGTGTCCAAAATCAACTATCTCATCTAATATGGTGTGTGGAGAATATTTAACATGCCTTGATATTTGATATGTAGATGGTATTTAGCATGActtgatatataaaaaagagtTTTTTTCGAGAGTAAAGCTACGTTTCACATATTCTattctcaaatttttttataaaatgatgtgGCGGATagatgattaattttgattgggGTGACTTTTGTGCATATATTATCATTAAATCAATTAAACACTACCATCTAAATGTGGAAAAAATAAATTGGAAACAATGTCTAGCATTTTTCtttcattaaattaaaaaatttaatgattattaaattacttttgtatttaattaataaaatgatggataCCAAAAATATCGGTCAATAGTGTTCATGAGCTGCATAAATCTGTGTAAGCGGAGGTagataaaatcataaatttgtaattaataataGGTGTGGGAAAAGGGGGTGGAGTTAAAATTATCTAGCAAGTAGCACATTTTGTCATTTTTTGGTGTGGGGTTGTGGTCAATTTTGATCAAATGTACAAaactacaaaactacctaccttttcttttattgttttcaaaaatactaccttccagaattatttttaaaaataccttttcataattttttttttcaaaaatactgtttgcaacttttgcaacctcatttgcaactacaggcggcgccagccgtgttgcaacctcttttgcaacttcatatgcagctgaattcctgatttcaagttccagttttcaaatatatatatatatatataggctcatgatcaaatagaaaccacttttaaaataaaaactagaaaccaatacaagttagtgatattcgcagtacaatttagtgatattctttttaggatttagtgatatgtgttgcaagaattagtgaaaacttgcggaaacagcccagaatctccatatatgttcgaaaaactgctcaaatctccagatctgttcacgttttcgattcagatggtggtgacggtggtggagatggtggaggtgaaggtagagatggaggaaggatgattgtagcgaaggtgtgggtgacttgaagtagggggttggagcgttgccggaatagtggcggctccgccgcgttttgaagttgagccgaggtggagaaagaagtatgaacggggctgaaggaggttgaagcagtgaccaagatggggttggtgaagatggaggtggagattgtgttgttagagaaataatggaggtggagttGGAGGAGGCGGGtggcatagaggtggtggtggttatggaagaggtgacgacggaggtggtggcaatggcggatgtggaggtggggttggtgaagatggaggtggggttggtgaagatagaGGTGGAGAtgtggttgtttaagaatttagtggtatctgctttaggatttagtgatatttcagcttggtttttagtttctagactaagcaggtttctattggagtaaaactctctatatatatatcgattccgaaaatgaggtcgaaaatgacatttgaaaactggaacttgaaatcaggatttgtaattgtaattgcatatatggttgcatatggttgcattcagttgattctaatgtaatctaatggccccgccaggggtacaccatacatctgttgttacttacagttttcagttgcatttagttgcaactgaggttgcaaatgaagttgcaaaagttgcaactgcagttgcaacctcatttgcaacttttgcaacctcatttacaactatatatagttttcagttgaaactgaggttgcaaatgaagttgcaactgcagttgcaaaagttgcaacttcatttgcaacctcatttgcaacttttgcaacttacagttttcagttgaactagttgcaattgcagttgcaactttccatttttatttgcaacttttgcaacctcatttgcaacttttgcaaactcatttgcaacttttacggctgcgccgcccaaggttgcaaatgaggttgcaaaagttgcaaatcgtatttttgaaaaaaaaaaaatttatgaaaaggtatttttaaaaacaatgaaaaagatggtagtatttttaaaaaaataattttacagatgggtatttttaaaaagatccctttttttttattctagaAACAAAAAGACAGTAAGCAGATTATGTATTTTGCAATCGTTAGTGTCAATTTATCTTAGATATATCGGAAAAGTAAATTATTCATGATACAGTTGAGTtagatttgtaaaatatttaacGTAAGTGTTAATATTCGAACATAATTGGATCAATTCAACTTCTAATTTATAAGGCATAATTCTAATTCAATTTCTAGTTACTCTTGCGATGGATTTTACTAGTCTAAAATGTGCACTTCTAatctttatttttctgaattttagatttttaatggAATATAATCAAGATATGAAAGAGGTAAAGCTTTTAGGTTAGGTAAAGctaaaatattaact
This genomic window contains:
- the LOC108225153 gene encoding uncharacterized protein LOC108225153 codes for the protein MKILGFTCVLLLACYVIDFYKRVFDSFLGVLLMDCVSCLRFLRNDFEFGFLVLRCFRQLVWGFVLYVCLGLGFKVLEVGWQCWGFTQIFCVLGGVWSELRTGFASKTDFDAKNNVKFRSCELEDRFLSEKVDEKKECVDESDGEHGGTLKRDSEFSSCKCGFLEDRFVIEKLGGDKECIAESDDELGCTSKIDADVKSNLKFSSCKCGFLDNQSMIKKTDDDKECMDESDDELECFWSMTEKADDDEECMDESDDELECYDVDKECDVVKLRKLVKIERDRVNAAYVELEEERMAAATAAGETMAMILRLQNEKSVIEMEAHQFRRLAEEKQLHDQEVIESLRWIAMSCQSAVTQLEDQVRSLTQKVGMHLKDDEAEQLEVIDKSFSFNKYNFEDDALEDRLVSSLDLTLSSCMGKSHLETPSHRRN